One region of Streptomyces sp. NBC_00442 genomic DNA includes:
- a CDS encoding Leu/Phe/Val dehydrogenase: protein MTDVTGADDVLHTLFRSDQGGHEQVVLCQDRATGLRAVIAIHSTALGPALGGTRFYPYATEAEAVADALNLSRGMSYKNAMAGLDHGGGKAVIIGDPETITAPEKEALLLAYGRCVASLGGRYVTACDVGTYVADMDVVARTCQWTTGRSPENGGAGDSSVLTAFGVFQGMRASAQHLWGDPTLRGRTVGVAGVGKVGRHLVGHLLADGADVVITDVREESVRALTELHPQVRAAADTDALIRTEGLDIYAPCALGGALNDESVPVLTAKVVCGAANNQLAHPGVEKDLADRSILYAPDYVVNAGGVIQVADELHGFDFDRCKAKAEKIFDTTLAIFARAKEDGIPPAAAADRIAEQRMAEARQH from the coding sequence GTGACCGATGTGACCGGAGCCGATGACGTACTGCACACCCTCTTCCGCTCCGACCAGGGCGGACACGAGCAGGTCGTGCTCTGCCAGGACCGAGCCACCGGGCTCAGGGCCGTCATCGCCATCCACTCCACCGCCCTGGGCCCGGCCCTCGGCGGTACGCGCTTCTACCCGTACGCCACCGAGGCGGAGGCAGTCGCCGACGCCCTCAACCTGTCGCGCGGCATGTCGTACAAGAACGCCATGGCCGGGCTCGACCACGGCGGCGGCAAGGCCGTGATCATCGGCGATCCCGAGACGATCACGGCCCCGGAGAAGGAGGCGCTGCTGCTCGCCTACGGCCGCTGCGTGGCCTCGCTCGGCGGGCGTTACGTGACGGCGTGCGACGTCGGCACCTATGTCGCCGACATGGACGTCGTGGCGCGCACCTGCCAGTGGACGACCGGCCGCTCCCCCGAGAACGGCGGCGCGGGCGACTCGTCCGTCCTGACCGCGTTCGGCGTCTTCCAGGGCATGCGGGCCTCGGCCCAGCACCTGTGGGGCGACCCCACGCTGCGCGGGCGCACGGTGGGCGTCGCCGGCGTCGGCAAGGTCGGGCGGCACCTGGTGGGGCATCTGCTCGCCGACGGGGCCGACGTCGTGATCACGGACGTGCGCGAGGAGTCGGTACGGGCTCTCACCGAGCTGCACCCCCAGGTGAGGGCCGCCGCCGACACCGACGCGCTGATCCGTACCGAGGGGCTCGACATCTACGCCCCGTGCGCGCTCGGCGGCGCCCTGAACGACGAGAGCGTTCCGGTGCTCACGGCGAAGGTGGTGTGCGGCGCGGCCAACAACCAGCTCGCGCACCCGGGCGTCGAGAAGGATCTCGCGGACCGCTCGATCCTGTACGCACCCGACTACGTCGTGAACGCGGGTGGCGTGATCCAGGTCGCCGACGAACTCCACGGGTTCGACTTCGACCGCTGCAAGGCCAAGGCGGAGAAGATCTTCGACACCACGCTGGCCATATTCGCTCGTGCGAAGGAGGACGGCATTCCGCCGGCCGCCGCGGCCGACCGGATCGCCGAACAGCGCATGGCGGAGGCACGTCAACACTGA
- a CDS encoding DUF6274 family protein, with translation MTASSRHETRALLRAHLSAALGYRHLTRHCAVCHRLLRLAMEVSEPVRPEDESPPNR, from the coding sequence ATGACGGCATCGTCGAGGCACGAGACGCGCGCTCTGCTGCGTGCCCATCTGTCGGCCGCTCTGGGCTATCGCCACCTCACCCGGCACTGCGCGGTCTGCCACCGCCTCCTGCGGCTCGCCATGGAGGTTTCCGAGCCCGTACGGCCCGAGGACGAAAGTCCCCCCAACCGGTGA
- the bldC gene encoding developmental transcriptional regulator BldC has product MTARTPDAEPLLTPAEVATMFRVDPKTVTRWAKAGKLTSIRTLGGHRRYREAEVRALLAGIPQQRSEA; this is encoded by the coding sequence ATGACCGCTCGCACCCCTGATGCCGAGCCGCTGTTGACCCCGGCTGAGGTTGCCACGATGTTCCGCGTGGACCCGAAGACGGTGACCCGCTGGGCGAAGGCCGGCAAGCTCACGTCCATCCGCACCCTGGGTGGACACCGCCGGTACCGCGAGGCAGAGGTCCGCGCACTGCTGGCGGGTATTCCGCAGCAGCGCAGCGAGGCCTGA
- a CDS encoding DUF3073 domain-containing protein translates to MGRGRAKAKQTKVARQLKYSSGGTDLSRLANELGASTPNPTVSQPPNAEPLEDEEEDDPYARYAELYGNDDEDEDEESGPSSQRRGA, encoded by the coding sequence ATGGGGCGCGGCCGGGCAAAGGCCAAGCAGACGAAGGTCGCCCGCCAGCTGAAGTACAGCAGCGGCGGGACTGACCTGTCGCGTCTGGCCAACGAGCTGGGCGCATCTACTCCGAACCCGACAGTGAGCCAACCGCCGAACGCGGAGCCACTGGAGGACGAGGAGGAGGACGACCCGTACGCCCGCTATGCGGAGCTGTACGGGAATGACGACGAGGACGAGGACGAAGAGTCCGGCCCGTCGTCGCAGCGCCGCGGCGCTTGA